The Flavobacterium marginilacus genome window below encodes:
- a CDS encoding SprB repeat-containing protein, producing the protein MLTAYGTGTTVDTAVLTSSIDVYVKDANGCEVKQTVSIGSENLPVINTPASQCYTGTAVSVTVSGTGTGTLSYSKDGITYQPSPTFSLTPGSYTLYVKDGFGCVDFKPYTVAPQLTLTASPAADTACTPNTTINLSANGGTGAYTYAVSSNGGVSYTTGISNPYVTSAAGTYRFRVTDSASPACQAVSADVIVNTKATVLTLSTNKEDVKCKGDATGSITITPTSGKAPYTYSVTKGGTAVSATAVTAGLTAGTYDIVITDALGCTSASTAVVINEPARLIGFSCSTGYNHLQHVCCCNSKRIRGNRSLYLQF; encoded by the coding sequence GTGCTAACAGCATATGGAACAGGCACTACAGTAGACACAGCAGTCTTGACCAGCAGTATTGATGTCTATGTAAAAGACGCCAACGGCTGTGAAGTTAAGCAGACTGTTAGTATCGGATCAGAGAACCTTCCTGTGATTAACACACCTGCCTCACAATGTTATACTGGAACAGCGGTTTCAGTTACCGTTAGCGGAACAGGGACAGGGACACTGAGCTACAGTAAAGACGGAATCACTTATCAGCCGAGCCCGACATTCAGCTTAACACCCGGCAGTTATACTTTATACGTAAAAGACGGATTTGGCTGTGTGGATTTCAAGCCTTATACAGTTGCACCGCAATTGACCCTTACTGCCTCCCCGGCAGCGGATACCGCCTGTACTCCAAATACGACTATTAATTTATCAGCCAACGGTGGTACTGGTGCTTATACGTATGCAGTTTCCTCAAATGGCGGAGTTAGTTATACTACAGGAATATCAAACCCATATGTAACATCTGCAGCAGGAACCTATAGATTTAGAGTTACTGACTCAGCATCACCAGCGTGCCAGGCAGTTTCAGCAGATGTAATTGTAAATACAAAAGCAACTGTCTTAACCTTAAGCACTAATAAAGAAGATGTTAAATGTAAAGGAGATGCCACAGGAAGCATCACAATTACACCGACATCAGGCAAAGCGCCGTATACGTACAGCGTTACTAAAGGAGGTACAGCAGTTTCAGCCACAGCAGTGACTGCAGGACTTACGGCAGGGACTTATGATATCGTAATTACCGATGCACTGGGCTGTACATCAGCATCCACAGCAGTTGTTATAAACGAGCCAGCACGCCTTATCGGCTTCAGCTGCAGCACCGGCTACAACCACCTGCAGCACGTCTGCTGTTGTAACAGTAAGCGCATCAGGGGGAACAGGAGCTTATACCTACAGTTTTAA